A region from the Candidatus Krumholzibacteriota bacterium genome encodes:
- a CDS encoding energy transducer TonB has translation MSPEYRKNIFRHDRGSKEWITIISAALILHIALFLLLKPEYLEIFRTEVPGDKGISDYSGDGRTFSLIPYPDEVIIPELDLQPDEPAVTEQEKQSVFEEFGDVDLNIEPLAGNSANRGSSSRSGTKRNNVEPKPLFIPWPKYPENIKKDVDGKVELLLYVNEKGEVTEIKLSRGLPQNILNETAIAAAREIRFIPGEVKGVPTPMWIRFTIGFQPR, from the coding sequence ATGAGTCCTGAGTACCGAAAAAATATTTTCAGACACGACAGGGGATCGAAAGAATGGATCACCATAATATCCGCCGCTCTTATTCTTCATATAGCTCTTTTTCTTCTTCTCAAACCTGAATATCTTGAGATCTTCAGAACGGAAGTGCCCGGAGATAAAGGTATCTCTGACTATTCAGGAGATGGGAGGACTTTCTCCCTCATCCCGTATCCTGACGAGGTGATCATCCCTGAACTGGATCTTCAACCGGACGAGCCTGCCGTTACTGAACAGGAAAAACAATCGGTTTTCGAGGAATTCGGAGATGTCGATCTCAATATCGAACCGCTGGCAGGCAACTCCGCAAACAGGGGAAGCAGCAGCAGATCGGGAACTAAAAGGAACAATGTCGAACCAAAGCCTCTTTTCATCCCGTGGCCGAAGTATCCGGAGAATATAAAAAAAGACGTCGACGGCAAAGTCGAACTTCTACTCTATGTAAATGAAAAAGGGGAAGTCACCGAGATCAAGCTCTCGAGGGGACTTCCCCAGAATATCCTTAATGAGACAGCCATAGCAGCGGCAAGAGAGATACGCTTCATCCCCGGCGAAGTAAAAGGAGTCCCCACGCCGATGTGGATACGTTTCACAATAGGGTTTCAACCCCGCTGA
- the pgsA gene encoding CDP-diacylglycerol--glycerol-3-phosphate 3-phosphatidyltransferase, translating into MTGMIRRKDVTVPNFLTVMRILMAIFAIFMIGTAEYSRIAAMMLIAASFLDFFDGWYARKFKQVTKLGTHLDPFADKVLMAVIFISLSRAFNWGWFYYFVAVIMLREIIITFYRMRVRRRSGEYIPANRLGKIKTIIQSIVGDTLIFYIFIYPKSIPGNNWLIFSIMTMVVFITIDSGLRYILPRCSDGKKRSVLERISKWVFGVLAREV; encoded by the coding sequence ATGACAGGAATGATACGCAGGAAAGATGTGACCGTGCCGAATTTCCTCACCGTGATGAGGATATTGATGGCGATCTTCGCGATATTCATGATCGGCACGGCAGAATATTCACGGATCGCCGCAATGATGCTTATCGCCGCGTCTTTCCTGGATTTTTTCGATGGATGGTATGCCCGGAAATTCAAACAGGTAACAAAACTCGGAACGCATCTCGACCCGTTTGCCGATAAGGTCCTTATGGCAGTGATCTTTATTTCTCTCAGCAGGGCGTTCAACTGGGGATGGTTCTACTATTTTGTCGCCGTGATCATGCTTCGCGAGATAATAATAACATTTTACAGGATGCGGGTGCGCAGGAGATCAGGCGAATATATACCTGCGAACAGGCTTGGAAAGATAAAAACGATTATTCAGTCCATTGTTGGCGATACCCTTATTTTCTACATTTTCATCTACCCGAAAAGTATCCCCGGAAATAACTGGCTTATATTCTCCATAATGACAATGGTCGTGTTCATAACCATTGATTCAGGACTGCGGTATATACTCCCGCGATGTTCAGACGGAAAGAAAAGATCGGTACTCGAAAGGATATCCAAGTGGGTATTCGGAGTACTGGCAAGGGAGGTATAG